In the genome of Electrophorus electricus isolate fEleEle1 chromosome 21, fEleEle1.pri, whole genome shotgun sequence, the window TTTCTCAGAGATGAAGCTGGTTACATTGCTTATTTGCAGTGTGAGGTTTTACCAATGTGGTTTGGGCGAGGTCAAGTCTAGGGTCACAATACTGCTGCTGAAAGAAGTCTTTAGGCAGGGCATTTGGGGCATACGCCTCTGGGGGCAACTTCCAGAACTCTGAAGGGCATTTTTTAACACAGACCTGCAAAccaacgcacaaacacacagagtgaaggagatCTTATTTGAGTAGCTAAACACAgtgttgctttttttaatttctatCTACACTATTTACACATTGTTCATTGCATGATACAGCAAAAGGCTCCCAAACCAAGCAGCGAAAAGAGACCCAAGCCCCCAGAATTACAAACTGGCATTCACATATTACATGCTAAactgttttgtaataaatgaGTCTCATGTGCATATTTCTAAAAGGCTACTGACATACGTGTTTGGTTTCTGTACAATGTCAACAGGACATTTGTATGGAAATCTCACTTGAGTGGTTGGACACTGGAGACCCTCTAGAGTGGCGTCCATTTCTGTCGTTGCTCTGGCACACTTCAGAAGGTCAAAGTAGAGGACGTTTGGTTTGTCACTGAAACACGAGAGGATGCAGGAAACAAATGCAGCTTGACACATGAATATTAgccaattaaataaacaatttttattcaattttttgAGTATGTGTATCAGGATTCAGTGCTGAAGAGTCACAACACTACCCAGCTAAGTGTTCTTTCTTCGAGGGTGAATTTGACAGGGGTAACCAATAAACTCTGCAGTGTTGTGACACTCCTAGACATGAGTTTGGACCCCTTGGTTTAGAGACAATCATTAAACACAAGTGATTTGATTGGTTCCACTTGTTGCTGTGCAGTGCCAATCATGAAAATCTTAAAGCTAAAGTCTAACCCATCTTGTCTTGTTGATGTTTCATGTTTCCACATGATTTGCACCTGCACAGCTCCATTGTAACCCTAGTCCGACTCACTAAAGTCCATTCGAAAGAATACTGACGGTGTTCCTTACATACTGGGTGTGCTGTTTTGGTATTCCTGTGAAGATATAAATACCAATCCAGTATGTGAGGGACTTACACATTGACTCCAGCTCCACAAAACATCCCAGTGGAGTTCTGGGGCAACACGACATGACGAGAGTCTCCAAGCAGCCACGCTGTGTTAGAACCTCCGTTAGAAGGATATCTCACAAGCCATACATGGGTAAAACACCTTCCGCTTGAGCCcacaataataatgatttttttccccaatgaAAGTGTAGTTGGAAATGTTTCTTACCCAGGGAGCGAATAAGAATATAGGTGACAATGGCAGCCACAAAAATAATACAGCAGATAATGTCTGCACATCTcctgaacaaaaacaagaaatattattacacattgggcagcttcctgtgaaagaaagggccgaatccttcgtatgctacaaaggagaaatctgcaagaccaggtcagatttgaaataTGAGtagagaatgacaactggttgtccaaagttatgcccaggctacgagcagcttcagatagtgataccagggagttctcgatgTACATAAGCTCGgctttactggggttgagcctCAAGTGgtggctgtcatccatgacacaatgtcagtcaagcatgctgagataagtctggagacctgcgtatcggagggtgggaaagaaagaaataattgggtgtcatcagcatagcagtggtaggaaaagccatgagaagatattacatcaccaagagaacaggtatacaaagagaagagggcctaatactgagccctgggggacaccagaggagagtctacatggattggaagTGGATCCtttccatgttacctgataggactgaaAAAACTGGAATCAGATTGTGAGCtaagaaaggggagagagagacaagtacTCATGCATGTGAGCACACAGCTAGACAACATGGAAAAAAGACACCCAACATGCACCCAACATGCAGCAGGAGTGGCTAAAGCCATACAGAAAACAGCGCATCTGGTAATGGGACATCCAATCACGGtactaaccacacacagtgtaatagCATACGTGAACTCACAAGCCTTCGCCTTGACAGCACTAAGGCAACAGAGGATCAGCAAAATTTTGGAAGCACCACACATCACGTACACGCATGAACGAATCAACATGGCAGACATGATGGGAGGAGAAGAGCCTCATCAGTGCGAACAGGAAGTCAAAAAGCAGGAGAAGGTGAGACCAGACCTAGAAGGAGAACCAATTCCAGGAGCAGGGAACATGTTCACCGATGGATGTGGATTTAGAGGACCATACGGGGATATAAAAGCAGGGTGTGCAGTGGTGGCAGAAACACAGGGAGAAGTAGATGAATTTTGGACGGTGAAAGCAGAAAGGCTGAAAGGTTAGCAATCAGCACAGCGAGCTGAGGTAATGGCAGTAGTGGAGGCCTTGAAGTTAGCAAAGGGCAAGGAAGTGAATATTTATACTGACTCTGCTTACACAGTAGGGGCAGCACGTGTGGAGCTAAGACAATGGATGAGAGCAGGGTTTAGGACAGCGGGAAACAAACCAATTAAACATGAGGCAGAAATGAGGGAGCTGGCAAAGGCCTTGCAGGGACCAGAAAGAGTAGCTATCATAAAGTGCAGGGGACATGTAGAGTATGTCAACAGTACAATCCCAAACCTACAATTAAGGTGGCACCCGGTAAGTATCCGTTGTCATTAACACCAGGGGAAGTAGATAGTAAATGACTACACAGACATGGTGGACTCAGCACAGGGGTACACGTACGTATTGATGTGCGAAGACAACTACACAGGGTGGCCGGAAGCGTGGCCAACAAAACGGGAAGACAGTGCTTCAGTGGTAAAGTTCCTGGTGAACCAGTACATTCCTCACCATGGGTTTCCGAGAAAGGTGAGATCAGATAATGGCACTCATTTTACAGCGCGCAATTTGCAGGAGTTAGAGAAAATGCTGGGTCTGAAACATTCATTTGCGGCAGTGTATCATCCTCAGTCTCAAGGTAAGGTGGAAAGGATGAAtctaaatgtgaaaaacaaagtggcCAAAATCTGTGcacagacaaaattaaattgGGTTGACGCCTTCCCTTTGGCATTAATGCAAATGAGATGTTCAGTAAATGCAACAACTGGTTTTAGCCCTTTTGAATTGCAGACAGGTCGAGGATTTCCAGGACCCCAGGGACCCTTAAcaataaatgagaaaacaaaaacatctcacacacacatcatacttTAATGAATTGCAAAGTATCGTTTCAGCTTTCTCCACGCAGGAGGGGGACCGGACGGGgagcagacagagaaaatggAGTGAGCCGAGGTGGACAGGTCCATTCCAGGTGAGAAAAAGAACCAGCCACGCCGTAGGCCTGAAGGGTAAAGGGGAAACGTGGTTTCATCTGAGCCAGTGCGCCGCCGCAGAGTCACTGCAGAGGAGTCTGCAAGAGACAGCGAGGGACCTTGCTGAAACATCACCTAACTCACCTGACCCGGACGGGTCAGGTGTTCACTCCCACACAGAAGGGGCAGAATAATCCCCGGGAGCAAAAGGGTGAAGGTAGTCCACCCTTAGACCCCGAAGTAAGAAGAACAGAACACCAGTGATGACTTCTGGACAATTGTgttgtttgattatttgttggtgtattgtgttgtgtgtttccaTTTACAGTTTGGTCACGCTTGGTTTAAATAATAGCATGACAGTAGGAAAGGATTAAAACATTAAGAACAAGACGGTGAAGCAGAATGGGGGTAGAGATTGGTGGATGTGTAGCATGTGCAGCCACAAGACCCAGACTTATAACAACCCCGGCACCCCTATTCCCACAAAAAGACCCCAAGGGTTATGCGTGCATGATTGGCCTGACTAAGGAAAGAAACCCTACGAATTGTGACACTTTGAGCATTATTTTCCCCCCCATCAGTAACAGAACCCGAACAGGACTATTTTCACCCAAAAAGGGGGAGGGGAACTACACGTGCTTCGTTAGAAGTTCAAGCACACCTCAAGTACGCTTGGGGCACATCCCGGCGGAATGGTGTAACCGCACGGTCACTGGGAACGAGTCTGTGGGTTCATGGGCACGAGCAGGATTGTATGATTATTGTGGAAGGATGACTTTGGTTGTTAACATGCCAGAGAACTCGGAGGGGACATGCGCCATGGTCAGGTTAGCAGCTCCTTTATTACTGATAGGCAAAAAACTACACAGGGACCCGGTAACTGATGCAGCAAGACAGAAGCGAAAGGCAAACCATTTTGATTTAACAAGGAATACCCCCACATACATAGATGCAATAGAAATACCTCGTGGAGTTCCGGACAGGTATAAGTTAGCAGACCAGATAGCAGGGGGATTTGAGAATATTCCGATACTTTCCGCATTATTCCCCATTActccaaataaaaatgtggatCGGATTAACTATGTACATTATAATGTCCTCAGGCTAGCCAACCTGACTAGGGATGCAGTGCAAGGACTTAGAGATCAGCTGGGACCAACCTCACTGATAGCGGTGCAAAATTGTATGGCATTAGATATGTTGTTGGCGGAAAAGGGGGGCGTCTGCGCTATGCTTGAGGATATGTGTTGTACATTCATTCCTAATAATACCGCTCCGGATGGGTCAGTTAGTAGAGCATTGGATGGTTTGAAGACCCTATCAGAGGAAATGCATGAGAATTCAGGCATAAACAACCAGTTGGAATCCTGGATGGTGAGCCGGTTCGGT includes:
- the LOC118240441 gene encoding choline transporter-like protein 4, translated to MFCGAGVNVDKPNVLYFDLLKCARATTEMDATLEGLQCPTTQVCVKKCPSEFWKLPPEAYAPNALPKDFFQQQYCDPRLDLAQTTLSVQDILNQELCPYFYTPSKPELGRCLPSFDWQDVPPDFSLPGFASVYETVEHIKGSME